One Pontibacter deserti genomic region harbors:
- the rpsJ gene encoding 30S ribosomal protein S10 — MNQKIRIKLKSYDHNLVDKSSEKIVKAVKATGAIVSGPIPLPTEKDKFTVLRSPHVNKKSREQFQLCTYKRLVDIYSTSSKTVDALMKLELPSGVDVEIKV, encoded by the coding sequence ATGAACCAGAAAATAAGAATTAAATTAAAATCTTACGATCATAATCTAGTTGATAAGTCATCTGAGAAGATCGTAAAAGCAGTTAAAGCTACTGGCGCTATTGTAAGCGGTCCAATTCCACTTCCAACAGAAAAGGATAAGTTCACAGTTCTAAGATCACCACACGTAAACAAGAAGTCACGTGAGCAGTTTCAGCTGTGTACTTACAAGCGCTTAGTTGATATCTATTCTACTAGCTCTAAAACGGTTGATGCATTAATGAAACTTGAATTACCAAGTGGTGTTGATGTAGAGATCAAAGTTTGA
- the rplC gene encoding 50S ribosomal protein L3: MPGIIGKKIGMTSLFTPDGKNIPVTLIQAGPCVVTQVKTVENDGYAAVQLGFGDKKLKRVTKAEAGHYKKTNTAPKKKVAEFEAEGASLNAGDVVDASLFIEGEFVDVVGTSKGKGFQGVVKRHGFAGVGGQTHGQHNRARHPGSIGACSWPSRVFKGMRMAGRTGGNRVTIQNLTIMRVIADRNLLVVSGSVPGAKNSYVLIEK, encoded by the coding sequence ATGCCTGGAATTATCGGTAAAAAAATCGGAATGACAAGCCTCTTCACACCAGATGGTAAAAACATACCAGTAACGCTTATTCAAGCAGGACCGTGTGTTGTTACTCAGGTGAAGACGGTAGAAAACGATGGCTATGCTGCAGTACAGCTTGGCTTCGGTGACAAGAAGTTAAAAAGAGTAACTAAGGCTGAAGCCGGTCACTACAAGAAAACTAATACGGCTCCTAAGAAAAAAGTTGCAGAATTTGAAGCAGAAGGTGCATCATTGAACGCAGGAGATGTAGTTGATGCTTCCCTTTTCATTGAAGGGGAATTTGTTGATGTAGTAGGAACATCAAAAGGTAAAGGTTTCCAAGGCGTTGTTAAACGTCACGGATTTGCTGGTGTTGGTGGTCAGACGCACGGTCAGCATAACAGAGCTAGACACCCAGGTTCAATTGGTGCTTGTTCTTGGCCATCAAGAGTATTCAAAGGAATGCGAATGGCAGGTAGAACAGGTGGTAACAGAGTTACAATCCAAAACCTGACAATCATGCGTGTAATCGCTGATAGAAATCTATTAGTAGTTAGTGGCTCTGTACCAGGTGCCAAAAACTCTTACGTTTTAATTGAGAAATAA
- the rplD gene encoding 50S ribosomal protein L4: protein MELSVLNIKGEDTGRKIALSDAVFGAEPNQHAMYLDVKQYLANQRQGTHKSKERNEVAGSTKKIKKQKGTGGARAGSIKSPLFVGGGRVFGPKPRNYSFKLNKKLKAVARVSALSLLAKDNKVALLESFSLEAPKTKEFLTILNNIKSTGKTLFVIPSADQNIVLSGRNIPKLKVATAADLNTYDLLNAERVVLVEESVNIIENLLSNK, encoded by the coding sequence ATGGAGCTTTCTGTATTGAATATCAAAGGTGAAGATACAGGTAGAAAGATCGCTCTTTCTGATGCTGTGTTTGGTGCAGAGCCAAATCAGCATGCAATGTATCTTGACGTAAAGCAGTACTTGGCTAATCAAAGACAAGGAACTCACAAATCAAAGGAGAGAAACGAAGTAGCAGGATCTACCAAAAAGATCAAAAAACAAAAAGGTACAGGTGGTGCCAGAGCTGGTAGCATAAAGTCTCCTCTATTTGTTGGAGGAGGTAGAGTGTTCGGTCCTAAGCCAAGAAACTATAGCTTCAAGTTAAATAAGAAACTGAAAGCAGTAGCTAGAGTATCTGCTCTTTCTCTTTTAGCGAAAGATAACAAAGTAGCCCTATTAGAGTCATTCTCATTAGAAGCTCCTAAAACAAAAGAATTCTTAACAATACTTAATAACATTAAATCAACAGGTAAAACATTATTTGTTATTCCATCTGCTGATCAGAACATTGTATTGTCAGGAAGAAACATACCTAAATTAAAGGTGGCAACGGCTGCAGACCTGAATACTTATGATCTGCTAAATGCAGAGCGAGTTGTTTTGGTTGAAGAGTCAGTAAACATTATTGAAAACCTCTTAAGCAATAAGTAA
- the rplW gene encoding 50S ribosomal protein L23 — MNVLKRPLVTEKYTAMNEVGKYAFEVEKKANKVEIKKAVEKLYGVTVTNVATMRSIGKVKTKYTKSGAVTGRTSLIKKAIVTLKEGEMIDFYSGI, encoded by the coding sequence ATGAACGTACTTAAAAGACCGCTTGTGACGGAAAAATATACTGCCATGAACGAAGTAGGAAAGTATGCTTTTGAGGTTGAGAAAAAAGCCAATAAAGTTGAAATCAAAAAGGCAGTAGAAAAGCTTTATGGTGTAACGGTAACAAACGTTGCAACAATGAGATCAATCGGAAAAGTAAAGACCAAATACACCAAATCAGGTGCTGTTACAGGTCGTACTTCTTTGATCAAAAAAGCAATAGTAACCTTGAAAGAAGGTGAAATGATCGATTTTTATAGCGGAATATAA
- the rplB gene encoding 50S ribosomal protein L2, with translation MALKKLRPTTPGQRFRVAPAFDEVTASAPEKSLLAPLKKSGGRNNQGKMTMRYMGGGHKRKFRMIDFKRTKHGVPATVKSIEYDPNRTARIALVYYADGEKSYIIAPTGIQVGAVIVSGPGNAPEIGNCLPLSDIPLGTIIHNIELQPGQGAILARSAGSYAQLVAREGRYATIKLPSGELRMVLVNCYATIGTVSNSDHMNVKIGKAGRNRWLGKRPRVRGVAMNPVDHPMGGGEGKSSGGHPRSRKGLYAKGLKTRNTNKHSEKLIVNRGKK, from the coding sequence ATGGCTTTAAAAAAGTTAAGACCAACAACACCAGGTCAAAGATTCAGAGTAGCGCCAGCTTTTGACGAAGTAACGGCATCAGCTCCTGAGAAATCTTTGTTGGCACCTTTAAAAAAATCTGGTGGACGCAACAACCAAGGTAAAATGACTATGCGCTATATGGGCGGTGGTCATAAGCGTAAGTTCAGAATGATTGACTTCAAAAGAACAAAGCATGGAGTTCCTGCTACTGTGAAGTCAATAGAGTACGATCCAAACCGTACAGCTCGTATAGCATTGGTATATTATGCTGACGGTGAAAAGAGCTATATTATTGCTCCAACTGGTATCCAAGTAGGTGCAGTTATAGTTTCTGGTCCAGGTAATGCTCCAGAAATCGGTAATTGCCTTCCATTATCTGACATTCCTCTAGGTACTATCATCCATAACATTGAGCTACAGCCAGGCCAAGGAGCAATCTTGGCAAGAAGTGCGGGTTCATATGCACAGCTAGTTGCTCGTGAAGGAAGATATGCTACAATCAAATTGCCTTCAGGCGAATTGAGAATGGTGCTTGTTAATTGCTACGCAACAATTGGTACAGTTTCAAACTCTGACCATATGAACGTTAAGATCGGTAAAGCTGGTCGTAACAGATGGTTAGGTAAGCGTCCAAGAGTACGTGGTGTTGCGATGAACCCAGTAGATCACCCAATGGGTGGTGGTGAAGGTAAATCTTCAGGTGGTCACCCACGCTCACGTAAAGGCTTATATGCAAAAGGTCTGAAGACCAGAAACACAAACAAGCATTCAGAAAAGTTAATAGTTAATAGAGGAAAGAAATAA
- the rpsS gene encoding 30S ribosomal protein S19 has product MARSLKKGPYIDYRLEKKVVAMNETGKKTVIKTWSRRSMISPDFVGHTFAVHNGNKFIPVYVTENMVGHKLGEFAPTRNFRGHIAKKDKGKR; this is encoded by the coding sequence ATGGCTAGATCATTAAAAAAAGGGCCTTATATTGACTATAGGCTCGAGAAGAAAGTAGTAGCGATGAACGAGACCGGTAAGAAAACGGTTATCAAAACGTGGTCGCGCAGATCAATGATTTCTCCAGATTTCGTTGGACATACCTTTGCTGTACATAACGGTAATAAATTTATACCTGTTTATGTTACTGAAAACATGGTAGGTCACAAGCTTGGTGAATTTGCACCAACCAGAAACTTTAGAGGTCACATAGCTAAAAAAGATAAAGGTAAGCGATAA
- the rplV gene encoding 50S ribosomal protein L22: MEAVAKLNNVPTSPRKMRLVADLVRGKSVAKALGILKFEPNSGAARLEKLLLSALSNWQQKNEDAQIEDANLYVKSIFVDEGKMLKRLRPAPQGRGYRIRKRSNHVTLVIDSMTEEQLEQKSKKSKKANK, translated from the coding sequence ATGGAAGCAGTAGCTAAATTAAATAATGTGCCTACATCTCCTCGCAAAATGAGATTAGTGGCAGACCTGGTACGCGGTAAAAGCGTAGCAAAAGCTTTAGGTATACTTAAGTTTGAGCCAAATTCAGGTGCAGCTAGATTAGAAAAACTTCTGTTATCAGCTTTATCTAACTGGCAGCAAAAAAATGAAGATGCTCAGATTGAAGATGCAAACCTATATGTAAAATCAATCTTTGTTGATGAAGGTAAGATGTTGAAGCGTCTTCGTCCGGCTCCACAAGGTCGTGGATATCGCATCAGAAAGAGATCAAACCATGTTACTCTGGTTATTGATAGCATGACTGAAGAGCAACTGGAGCAAAAATCAAAGAAATCTAAAAAAGCCAATAAGTAA
- the rpsC gene encoding 30S ribosomal protein S3 codes for MGQKVNPIGFRLGVIKGWDSNWYGGKDFADKLVEDEKIRKYVLARIPKGGISKIIIERTLKRITITINTARPGVVIGKGGQEVDKIKEELKKLTNKDVQINIFEIKRPELDAKLVGESIAQQLQARISFRRAMKQAIASALRVGAEGIKVQVSGRLGGAEMARTEHYKEGRTPLHTLRADIDYALSEAQTVYGKLGIKVWIFRGEVYGKKDLTPNAGLESKGPGSSQGGDRRSAGGGNRKKTDGGAPKRRDNKRRQ; via the coding sequence ATGGGACAGAAAGTAAATCCGATCGGTTTTCGCCTAGGAGTTATCAAAGGTTGGGATTCTAACTGGTATGGCGGCAAAGATTTCGCTGATAAACTTGTTGAAGACGAGAAAATCAGAAAATATGTTTTAGCTCGTATCCCTAAAGGTGGTATCTCTAAAATTATAATTGAAAGAACACTTAAGCGTATCACCATCACTATTAACACTGCCCGTCCGGGTGTTGTTATTGGTAAAGGTGGGCAGGAAGTAGATAAGATTAAGGAAGAACTAAAGAAGCTTACTAACAAAGATGTTCAAATAAACATTTTTGAAATTAAGCGTCCTGAGTTAGATGCTAAGTTAGTTGGTGAGTCTATTGCTCAGCAATTACAAGCACGTATCTCTTTCCGTCGCGCAATGAAGCAGGCAATTGCTTCTGCTTTACGTGTGGGTGCTGAAGGTATCAAGGTGCAGGTTTCAGGTCGTTTAGGCGGTGCTGAGATGGCACGTACAGAACACTACAAAGAAGGTAGAACTCCACTACATACTCTTCGTGCTGATATCGATTATGCTTTATCTGAAGCGCAAACAGTTTACGGTAAGCTTGGAATTAAAGTATGGATCTTCAGAGGTGAAGTTTATGGAAAGAAAGATCTAACTCCTAATGCTGGTTTAGAAAGCAAAGGACCTGGATCTTCTCAGGGAGGTGACAGACGCAGTGCAGGTGGTGGCAACCGTAAGAAAACGGACGGTGGAGCTCCTAAGCGCAGAGATAACAAGCGTCGTCAGTAA
- the rplP gene encoding 50S ribosomal protein L16 gives MLQPKRTKYRKMQKGRVTGLAHRGSTISFGSFAIKSLEASWITSRQIEAARIAMTRAMKREGQVWIRIFPDKPVTKKPAEVRMGKGKGSPEYWVAVVKPGTIMFESDGVSLEVAKESLRLAAQKLPVKTKFVVRRDYVEK, from the coding sequence ATGTTACAGCCGAAAAGGACTAAATATAGAAAAATGCAGAAAGGTCGTGTGACTGGACTTGCTCATAGAGGAAGCACCATTTCATTCGGATCATTTGCAATTAAATCTCTTGAAGCATCTTGGATCACAAGCCGTCAGATAGAAGCAGCTCGTATCGCGATGACAAGAGCAATGAAACGTGAAGGCCAGGTATGGATCAGAATATTCCCTGATAAACCAGTTACGAAGAAGCCTGCAGAGGTTCGTATGGGTAAGGGTAAAGGTTCCCCTGAGTATTGGGTAGCCGTGGTTAAGCCAGGTACTATCATGTTCGAATCAGATGGAGTATCTCTTGAAGTTGCTAAAGAATCATTAAGACTGGCAGCACAGAAGTTACCTGTTAAAACAAAGTTTGTAGTACGTAGAGATTACGTTGAGAAGTAG
- the rpmC gene encoding 50S ribosomal protein L29, which yields MKNSEIKALSLEELQEKLNTEKTNMQNLRFAHAISPLENPMKIRETKATIARLNTELRRREIEANS from the coding sequence ATGAAAAATTCAGAAATAAAAGCTTTGTCTTTAGAGGAACTACAAGAGAAGCTTAATACTGAGAAGACCAACATGCAGAACCTTCGTTTTGCTCATGCTATATCGCCATTGGAGAACCCAATGAAAATTCGTGAGACCAAAGCAACAATTGCACGTCTGAATACAGAGTTGCGTCGTCGTGAAATTGAAGCTAACTCTTAA
- the rpsQ gene encoding 30S ribosomal protein S17, translated as MEERNLRKERSGKVVSNKMDKSITVLVESKMKHPIYGKFVSKSNKFMAHDEKNECNIGDIVRIQETRPLSKNKNWRLVEIIERAK; from the coding sequence ATGGAAGAGAGAAATCTTAGAAAAGAAAGAAGTGGTAAGGTTGTTAGCAACAAAATGGACAAATCTATCACTGTGCTTGTTGAAAGCAAAATGAAACACCCTATTTACGGGAAGTTTGTAAGTAAGTCCAATAAGTTCATGGCTCACGACGAAAAGAATGAGTGCAATATCGGGGATATAGTACGTATTCAGGAAACTCGTCCACTTAGCAAGAACAAGAACTGGCGTTTAGTAGAAATTATAGAAAGAGCTAAGTAA
- the rplN gene encoding 50S ribosomal protein L14 produces MIQQESRLTVADNSGAKEVLCIRVLGGTGKKYASIGDRIVVTVKSALSSGNVKKGTVSKAVIVRTKKEIRRKDGSYIRFDDNAAVLLNANNEPRGTRIFGPVARELREKQFMKIVSLAPEVL; encoded by the coding sequence ATGATACAGCAAGAATCAAGATTAACTGTAGCTGACAATAGTGGTGCAAAAGAAGTTCTTTGCATCCGTGTCCTTGGTGGAACAGGAAAAAAATACGCATCTATCGGTGACCGTATTGTTGTAACTGTAAAGTCTGCCTTATCTTCTGGTAATGTTAAAAAGGGAACAGTTTCTAAAGCTGTTATTGTTAGAACGAAAAAAGAAATCAGAAGAAAAGATGGTTCTTATATTCGTTTCGATGATAACGCAGCTGTTCTGCTTAACGCGAACAATGAACCACGCGGTACGCGTATTTTTGGTCCAGTAGCTCGTGAACTTCGTGAAAAACAATTCATGAAAATCGTTTCACTAGCGCCTGAAGTTCTATAA
- the rplX gene encoding 50S ribosomal protein L24 codes for MNKKKLHVKTGDTVKVIAGDERGKTGRITSVLTDKNKVVVEGLNLVTKHTKPSAKNPQGGISKVEAPIHASNVALVDAKTGERVKTAKRKNSEGKTERYSKKTGEVI; via the coding sequence ATGAATAAGAAAAAACTTCATGTTAAGACTGGCGATACGGTTAAAGTAATTGCTGGTGATGAGCGCGGTAAGACAGGCCGCATAACATCTGTTTTAACAGATAAAAATAAAGTAGTAGTAGAAGGATTAAACCTGGTAACGAAGCATACGAAGCCTAGTGCAAAAAATCCTCAAGGTGGTATCTCTAAAGTTGAAGCTCCTATCCATGCTAGTAATGTGGCATTAGTAGATGCTAAAACAGGTGAAAGAGTAAAAACTGCTAAGAGAAAAAATAGCGAAGGTAAAACTGAGCGTTACTCTAAAAAAACAGGAGAAGTAATCTAA